In Pelagicoccus albus, the following are encoded in one genomic region:
- a CDS encoding ATP-binding cassette domain-containing protein: protein MRIASIVSPHLNLTNWEIIPGETWCVLGNNASGKSQLAASLAKPDNDSIANAPSKVSLVSFETAQAEYDAEIEKDDSDFLDRIDYGTTGMGLLKQSGKSTEEILPFATKYGLDKLLDRGYRQFSTGELRRLSLAREVLSDPDLLILDEPYEGLDVQSVQKISELIETLIQSGHQVILFANRRSDISPWCTHLALLEHGSLIAKGSIQEVQSNPELDRLFPTEMGAAPKLPEAPEAHSISPIFKLSEVQIKYGSTYQFKDLNWTLMPGDHSLIVGPNGCGKSSLLALLTGDHPQCYTNQIDIFGFRRGTGESIWEIKKNIGYLSPALHRDYRVSCDLTSVLISGFFDSIGLYQTPNAQQRRIALQWLELFDLQEHQRSSFRSLSYGQQRLALIARALIKQPPLVILDEPTQGLDDFNRQLVLSCLDRLAGLKQTTLLFVSHRVDEHLSLFKKRLQFEPISPQTDTLYQIVKNF, encoded by the coding sequence GTGCGAATCGCATCAATCGTCTCTCCTCACCTAAATCTAACCAATTGGGAAATTATTCCTGGTGAAACATGGTGCGTGCTCGGCAACAATGCTTCCGGCAAATCCCAATTGGCCGCCTCCCTAGCAAAGCCCGACAATGACTCGATCGCGAACGCCCCAAGCAAGGTTTCGCTTGTTTCTTTCGAGACCGCTCAAGCGGAATACGACGCCGAAATCGAAAAAGACGATAGCGATTTCCTCGATCGTATCGACTACGGGACCACAGGAATGGGACTTCTGAAACAATCCGGAAAATCCACCGAGGAGATCCTCCCTTTCGCCACGAAGTACGGACTGGATAAACTGCTAGACCGCGGCTACAGACAATTCTCCACCGGAGAGCTACGCCGTTTGAGCCTCGCTCGCGAGGTACTGAGCGACCCGGACCTGCTCATCTTGGACGAACCTTACGAGGGCTTGGACGTACAATCTGTCCAAAAGATCTCCGAACTGATCGAAACGCTCATCCAGAGCGGCCACCAGGTTATCCTCTTTGCCAATCGCCGGAGCGACATTTCACCTTGGTGCACCCACCTCGCTTTGCTGGAACACGGTAGCCTAATCGCCAAAGGGAGCATCCAAGAGGTACAGAGCAACCCCGAACTTGACCGACTCTTCCCTACCGAAATGGGAGCTGCCCCAAAACTACCCGAGGCTCCGGAGGCACATTCCATTTCACCCATATTCAAACTGAGCGAAGTCCAGATCAAATATGGCTCCACCTACCAATTCAAAGACCTGAACTGGACCTTGATGCCCGGAGACCACAGTTTGATCGTCGGCCCTAACGGTTGCGGAAAGTCTAGCCTACTCGCCCTCCTAACCGGAGACCATCCACAGTGCTACACCAACCAAATCGATATCTTCGGATTTCGTCGCGGTACCGGAGAAAGCATCTGGGAGATCAAGAAAAACATCGGCTACCTTTCTCCGGCCTTACACCGAGACTACCGCGTCAGCTGCGACCTCACCAGCGTTTTGATATCTGGCTTCTTCGATAGCATAGGCCTCTATCAGACCCCCAACGCTCAACAAAGACGCATCGCCCTGCAATGGCTCGAGCTTTTCGACCTGCAAGAACATCAACGCAGCTCCTTCCGCTCCCTCTCCTACGGCCAGCAGCGACTCGCCTTGATCGCCCGAGCTCTCATAAAACAGCCTCCCCTCGTCATCTTGGACGAACCAACCCAAGGTCTCGACGATTTTAATAGACAGCTTGTTCTATCTTGTCTCGATCGATTGGCCGGATTGAAGCAGACCACGCTTCTTTTTGTGAGCCACCGGGTAGACGAGCATCTTTCGCTGTTCAAAAAACGCCTTCAATTCGAACCAATCAGCCCGCAAACAGATACTCTTTATCAGATAGTTAAGAATTTCTAA
- a CDS encoding MBL fold metallo-hydrolase — protein sequence MTMQFSILGSSSSGNAGLLLTENCKVLIDAGFSCKRLCGMLEERGIRPDEIDAIFVTHEHSDHIAGISTFSKKFGPKVFANPLTAKAIQPKLKSSPNWMLFQTGSQFEYRDLQVQSFSIPHDAHDPVGYKFTNGTGDDLFSPIKRMAWVTDLGFAPQHVSQNIQDVDTLVVESNYDSKMLEEDTRRPWALKQRISGRHGHLSNSAARQLLSSIDKPSWNRVYLAHLSSDCNSADAVDAEFSELRQNANYQIETVLSGQGSTLAAV from the coding sequence ATGACGATGCAATTTTCCATTCTAGGTAGCTCTAGCTCCGGCAACGCCGGGCTCTTGCTGACGGAAAATTGCAAGGTCCTGATCGATGCTGGCTTCAGCTGCAAGCGCTTGTGCGGAATGCTGGAGGAGCGCGGGATTCGTCCCGATGAGATCGACGCGATCTTCGTGACCCACGAGCATAGCGACCACATAGCGGGCATATCTACCTTTTCCAAAAAGTTTGGGCCCAAAGTCTTTGCCAATCCTCTCACCGCAAAAGCGATTCAGCCAAAGCTCAAGAGCTCCCCTAACTGGATGCTCTTCCAAACCGGATCCCAATTCGAATACCGCGACTTGCAGGTACAGAGTTTCTCCATACCGCACGACGCTCACGACCCAGTCGGATACAAATTCACTAACGGCACGGGCGACGACCTGTTTTCTCCAATCAAGCGAATGGCATGGGTGACCGACCTCGGCTTCGCCCCTCAGCACGTCAGCCAGAATATCCAGGATGTCGATACGCTTGTAGTGGAATCCAACTACGATTCTAAGATGTTGGAAGAGGATACCCGCCGCCCTTGGGCTCTCAAACAACGTATCAGCGGCCGGCACGGCCACTTGTCCAACTCGGCCGCCCGGCAATTGCTGTCATCCATCGACAAGCCGTCCTGGAACCGAGTTTACCTCGCCCACTTGAGCAGCGACTGCAATAGCGCAGACGCAGTGGACGCCGAATTTTCAGAACTGCGCCAAAACGCAAACTACCAAATAGAGACTGTGCTTTCCGGCCAAGGCTCCACTCTCGCAGCCGTCTAG
- a CDS encoding response regulator: MDLLILEDNEDDIFLIQAAIKEVSNGMEIVFARNVEEANSLLTQAIADRTLPKACLVDLRIEGGVSGFEFLENVRSNPEAKLIPLVVFSSSDYVVDIETAYRKGANSYLVKPFSFSALVELVKSFEDYWMRQNNLPPAFRGES; the protein is encoded by the coding sequence ATGGATTTGCTAATTTTAGAAGACAACGAGGATGACATTTTCCTGATCCAGGCAGCCATTAAGGAGGTAAGCAACGGGATGGAAATCGTCTTCGCTCGAAACGTCGAGGAAGCGAATTCACTTCTTACGCAAGCGATTGCCGACAGGACTCTGCCCAAGGCCTGTCTTGTCGACCTACGCATAGAGGGAGGCGTCAGCGGATTCGAGTTTTTGGAAAACGTTCGCTCGAATCCAGAAGCAAAACTCATTCCTTTGGTGGTTTTCTCGAGTTCAGACTACGTTGTCGATATCGAGACGGCCTACAGAAAGGGTGCAAACAGCTACCTCGTTAAACCGTTTTCCTTCTCCGCACTAGTGGAACTAGTTAAATCGTTTGAAGACTACTGGATGAGACAGAACAACCTCCCCCCTGCCTTTCGAGGTGAGTCTTAA
- a CDS encoding ATP-binding protein has product MDSASEIAALENCAREPIRTPGAIQAFGHLLVCDKSLETVLQCSQNISTLFGRSVEDTLNQSVASLVGQELHAQIRDRISSSNKSKAYLRATISEQELCIISHLTDDYGIIEIEPIERDLTLEGFLVDFESIIDCLQPQMGHKELLKSVTRQIKTLSGFDRVMVYKFDEEWNGKVVAEEREADLEPYLGLNYPASDIPPQARALYETQLVRVIVDTLSQNQPLVSSPDCRTKVDLGETTMRAVSPIHIEYLHNMGVRATLTISILLEGRLWGLIACHHRAPKHVDMRGRSACRMLSSILSSKIEAAISHEKTFDRLQLNQRGEKLFENLLESFDVEKSLAGETENLMDFIPCDGAALVRGATCKIMGTTLPELTIRALIDEVPFDSETSLFHTNKLARFLPQDALNEHAIAGVIIAPISHDNEQCMLWFRLEKTQTIEWGGNPQKTIKHTDNGPRLSPRKSFEKWTEIVKDQAEPWTEIEIRGVAKLRSLVVDIFAKRSLELEELNTRLALANEALESFTHTVSHDLRAPLRRIKIYSEMLMEHQDFVSDHPLHRIESSAKQMNGLIVDLLEFSKIGHIAEWRFQSIDMTKLAREVFRDLTETERVHKIDFTCQELPAVWGDRTLLRQLLENLFSNAIKYTSHRSSPAIKISGASKPGYKTFCVEDNGVGFDMAHREKIFDIFQRFQDSDRFPGTGIGLAIARRIAKAHRGSIWAKSKQGEGSEFYFQLPVMAM; this is encoded by the coding sequence ATGGACAGCGCTTCAGAAATTGCCGCCCTGGAGAATTGTGCCCGTGAGCCCATACGCACCCCCGGTGCGATTCAGGCTTTTGGGCATTTGCTTGTTTGCGATAAATCGTTGGAGACCGTCTTACAATGCTCCCAAAACATTTCGACTCTGTTCGGCAGATCCGTTGAGGACACCCTCAATCAGTCCGTCGCGAGCCTAGTCGGGCAAGAGCTGCATGCGCAAATCCGAGACCGAATAAGCTCGTCCAACAAATCGAAGGCCTACTTACGTGCTACGATTTCAGAGCAAGAGCTCTGCATCATCTCCCACCTCACGGACGACTACGGCATCATCGAAATCGAACCGATCGAGAGAGATCTGACGCTCGAAGGCTTCCTAGTGGATTTCGAATCCATCATAGACTGCCTACAGCCGCAAATGGGGCATAAGGAGCTTCTCAAAAGCGTGACCCGGCAAATCAAGACCTTAAGCGGCTTCGATCGCGTGATGGTCTACAAGTTCGACGAAGAATGGAATGGCAAGGTCGTCGCCGAGGAGAGAGAGGCAGACCTCGAGCCGTATTTAGGACTCAACTACCCAGCTTCCGATATACCTCCCCAGGCTCGTGCTCTGTACGAGACCCAGCTCGTACGCGTCATCGTCGATACGCTCTCGCAAAATCAACCCCTGGTTTCTAGTCCCGATTGTAGGACCAAGGTAGATTTGGGAGAGACCACCATGCGAGCCGTTTCTCCCATCCATATCGAGTATCTTCACAACATGGGAGTGCGAGCGACTCTGACGATTTCGATCCTGCTCGAAGGCAGGCTATGGGGGCTCATCGCTTGCCATCACAGAGCTCCCAAGCATGTGGATATGCGGGGGCGTTCCGCCTGTCGTATGCTAAGCAGCATTCTTTCTAGCAAAATCGAAGCTGCCATATCTCACGAAAAGACCTTTGACCGCCTTCAGCTAAACCAACGTGGAGAGAAGCTTTTTGAGAATCTTCTGGAGTCCTTCGACGTCGAAAAGTCTTTGGCCGGCGAGACGGAGAACCTCATGGATTTCATCCCATGCGACGGGGCCGCTCTGGTCCGTGGAGCAACGTGCAAGATCATGGGAACTACCCTTCCCGAGCTGACCATTCGGGCATTGATTGACGAGGTTCCCTTCGATTCCGAAACCAGCCTCTTCCATACCAACAAACTCGCTCGTTTCCTGCCTCAGGATGCACTCAATGAACACGCGATCGCCGGAGTCATCATAGCGCCAATCTCCCATGACAACGAGCAATGCATGCTCTGGTTCCGCCTCGAGAAAACTCAAACCATCGAGTGGGGAGGTAATCCGCAAAAGACGATAAAGCATACCGATAATGGCCCCCGACTTTCCCCCAGAAAGTCCTTCGAAAAATGGACCGAAATCGTGAAGGACCAAGCCGAGCCTTGGACTGAAATAGAAATCCGAGGCGTCGCTAAGCTCAGATCTCTCGTGGTCGATATTTTCGCCAAAAGAAGTCTCGAACTGGAGGAGCTCAACACTCGACTCGCTCTTGCCAACGAAGCGTTGGAATCATTCACCCATACCGTTTCCCACGATCTGCGAGCGCCACTCCGGCGCATAAAGATCTACTCGGAAATGCTAATGGAGCACCAAGACTTCGTTTCCGATCACCCACTTCACCGCATCGAATCCTCAGCGAAACAGATGAACGGGCTTATCGTAGACTTGTTAGAGTTTTCGAAAATTGGACATATTGCAGAATGGCGTTTTCAGTCCATCGACATGACCAAGCTCGCCCGAGAGGTCTTCAGAGATCTAACCGAAACGGAACGAGTTCATAAGATAGATTTCACCTGCCAAGAGTTGCCTGCTGTCTGGGGTGATCGAACACTTCTGAGACAGCTTTTGGAAAACCTTTTCTCCAACGCGATCAAGTACACATCCCATAGAAGCTCTCCAGCCATAAAAATCTCAGGCGCTTCAAAACCTGGATACAAAACATTTTGCGTGGAGGACAACGGAGTCGGATTCGACATGGCTCACCGGGAAAAGATTTTCGACATATTTCAGAGGTTCCAAGACTCCGATCGTTTCCCGGGAACTGGCATAGGACTCGCTATCGCGAGACGAATCGCAAAAGCGCATCGTGGTTCGATTTGGGCAAAATCAAAACAAGGAGAAGGAAGCGAATTCTACTTTCAGCTCCCCGTAATGGCGATGTAA
- the gdhA gene encoding NADP-specific glutamate dehydrogenase: MNEYIQNCIDSLTERNPAQNLFLQAVTEVFESLDPIVAEIPDIEQHSILQRISEPERQIMFRVAWVDDQGKICVNRGYRVGFSSALGPYKGGMRFHPSVRLDVIKFLSFEQIFKNALTGLGIGGGKGGSDFDPKGKSDGEIMRFCQAFMSELYHFLGETTDVPAGDIGVGAREIGYLFGQYKRLTKRFAQGVLTGKQVGLGGSLARKEATGFGAVYFAKEMLATRSDTLEGKTCVVSGSGNVAIYCARKIQELGGKVIAMSDSGGAIHDPAGIDLDIVTALKEVERARISEYPNRRHGSTFLPGEKVWKLPCDVAFPCATQNELGLVDAKELVENGCFAIIEGANMPTTPEAIAYLREKNALFAPGKAANAGGVAVSALEMQQNAALQNWTFQQVDDRLKTVMASIHSDCVFYAKKYHREEDYVFGANVAGFLKVANAVQSYGVV; the protein is encoded by the coding sequence ATGAACGAGTATATACAGAATTGCATCGATTCCCTAACGGAAAGAAACCCCGCCCAAAACCTTTTTCTGCAAGCTGTCACCGAAGTCTTCGAGTCTCTCGACCCCATCGTCGCTGAGATTCCGGACATTGAGCAGCATTCCATTTTACAACGCATCTCCGAACCGGAGCGACAGATCATGTTCAGGGTAGCTTGGGTGGACGATCAGGGAAAGATATGCGTCAACCGTGGATACCGAGTCGGCTTCTCCTCTGCCCTTGGGCCTTACAAAGGCGGCATGCGCTTCCATCCCTCTGTGAGGTTGGACGTCATTAAGTTTCTCTCTTTCGAGCAGATTTTCAAAAATGCCCTCACTGGCCTTGGCATCGGCGGCGGAAAAGGTGGTTCCGATTTCGATCCCAAAGGGAAATCCGACGGAGAGATCATGCGCTTTTGCCAAGCATTCATGTCTGAACTCTACCACTTTCTCGGGGAAACGACAGATGTGCCGGCGGGCGATATCGGTGTCGGAGCTCGCGAGATTGGTTATCTGTTCGGTCAATACAAACGGCTCACTAAACGTTTCGCCCAAGGAGTGCTCACCGGCAAGCAGGTTGGACTAGGCGGATCGCTCGCCCGCAAGGAGGCAACCGGATTTGGAGCGGTCTATTTCGCCAAAGAGATGCTCGCCACCCGAAGCGATACGCTGGAGGGCAAGACTTGCGTGGTATCTGGCTCTGGAAATGTCGCCATCTACTGCGCTCGAAAAATCCAAGAGCTGGGCGGCAAAGTGATAGCCATGTCGGACTCGGGCGGCGCGATCCATGATCCCGCCGGTATCGATCTCGATATCGTCACCGCTCTAAAAGAGGTCGAGCGGGCCCGAATATCCGAGTATCCAAATCGTCGGCACGGCTCTACCTTCCTACCCGGTGAAAAAGTATGGAAGCTCCCCTGCGATGTAGCATTTCCCTGCGCCACCCAAAATGAACTCGGTTTGGTAGACGCCAAAGAGCTCGTCGAAAACGGCTGCTTCGCCATCATTGAAGGAGCGAATATGCCGACTACGCCGGAAGCCATCGCCTACCTCCGGGAGAAGAACGCACTATTCGCCCCCGGCAAAGCGGCCAACGCAGGCGGAGTGGCTGTATCAGCCCTCGAAATGCAACAGAACGCCGCTCTCCAAAATTGGACTTTCCAGCAAGTTGACGACCGACTCAAGACAGTCATGGCCTCGATCCACAGCGACTGCGTCTTCTACGCTAAAAAATACCATCGAGAGGAAGACTACGTTTTCGGAGCAAACGTGGCCGGATTCCTCAAAGTGGCCAATGCCGTCCAATCTTATGGAGTCGTGTGA
- the pyk gene encoding pyruvate kinase, translated as MYQDSHRIPRRTKIIFTIGPATDSEEMLEKLIGEQYVDICRINMAHANHDYVRTVVRRIRKVGERLNRHIPIMMDVKGPEIRTGDLEAPIELKPGEIFDFTIKPGGADGKPSSGEEIRSVDVNYAELINDVEVGSIVLVDNGLIRLEVLEKIDARIRCKVMIAGELTSRRHINLPGVKVNLPALTEKDRGDTRVGIEEGVDFYALSFVRESSDLQLLRDFLDENGAHRALIIAKIEDQSAISNLQSIVADCDGLMVARGDLGIECPFETLPTIQRKAVKACLAQSKPVIIATHMLESMIGSPMPTRAEVSDVANAVLEEADCVMLSGETTIGKYPCECVDAITKISTEVDRNGEKTGYAQYVPLDSDKAKIQHSAVVMANELNAVAIICFTRSGNMAKGVSALRPELSPIFAFSNSHDTIKQLRLHHGVIPFEMVFCTEPDATVSRAMKHLKKMGYLVPGDKIVVVSDILAADSVIDSVQLRTVSN; from the coding sequence ATGTATCAGGACTCACACCGCATACCTCGACGCACCAAGATTATCTTCACCATCGGTCCCGCGACCGACAGTGAAGAGATGCTCGAAAAGCTTATCGGCGAACAGTACGTCGATATTTGCCGCATCAACATGGCCCATGCCAATCATGACTATGTGCGTACTGTCGTCCGACGTATTCGCAAAGTCGGCGAGCGTTTAAACCGGCACATACCAATCATGATGGATGTCAAGGGCCCGGAAATACGCACCGGCGATCTGGAGGCTCCGATAGAATTGAAGCCAGGCGAAATCTTCGACTTCACCATCAAGCCAGGGGGAGCCGACGGCAAGCCAAGCAGCGGCGAGGAAATCCGCTCGGTAGACGTAAACTACGCGGAACTCATCAACGACGTGGAAGTTGGCTCTATCGTTCTAGTCGACAACGGTCTGATCCGCCTGGAAGTGCTGGAAAAGATCGATGCTCGCATCCGCTGCAAGGTCATGATCGCTGGTGAATTGACGAGCCGACGCCACATCAACCTTCCCGGCGTTAAAGTGAATCTCCCTGCCCTCACGGAAAAAGATAGAGGCGACACTCGAGTCGGCATCGAAGAAGGCGTCGATTTCTACGCCCTATCGTTCGTGCGGGAGAGCTCCGACCTACAGCTTCTAAGAGACTTCCTCGACGAAAACGGAGCCCATCGAGCTCTCATTATCGCAAAGATCGAGGACCAGTCAGCCATCTCAAACCTACAAAGCATCGTAGCGGATTGCGATGGCCTCATGGTCGCCCGTGGAGACCTCGGAATCGAGTGTCCTTTCGAAACGCTTCCCACCATTCAGAGAAAAGCGGTCAAAGCCTGCCTCGCCCAAAGCAAGCCGGTCATCATCGCAACTCACATGCTCGAATCCATGATCGGCAGCCCAATGCCGACCCGAGCCGAGGTTTCGGATGTGGCGAACGCCGTACTCGAAGAAGCAGACTGCGTCATGCTGTCCGGCGAAACGACTATCGGAAAGTATCCCTGCGAGTGTGTCGACGCCATCACTAAGATTTCCACAGAAGTCGACCGAAACGGGGAAAAGACCGGCTACGCCCAGTACGTGCCACTTGATAGCGACAAGGCTAAGATTCAGCACTCCGCAGTCGTAATGGCCAATGAGCTGAACGCGGTCGCCATCATCTGCTTCACCAGAAGCGGCAACATGGCAAAAGGTGTATCCGCTCTACGCCCCGAGCTCTCGCCAATATTCGCCTTCTCGAATTCCCACGACACCATCAAGCAACTTCGCCTGCACCACGGTGTCATCCCCTTCGAGATGGTTTTCTGCACCGAGCCAGACGCCACTGTCAGCCGGGCAATGAAGCACCTCAAGAAGATGGGGTATTTGGTTCCTGGCGACAAAATCGTCGTGGTATCTGACATCCTCGCCGCAGACTCGGTGATAGACAGCGTACAACTACGTACCGTATCTAATTAA
- a CDS encoding sensor histidine kinase translates to MERTKRPRTLNIVVVDDQKEEYQWIGQVLDRLPNVKVNHWWISNPLEVNDLHELHDLDAILIDFHLEDLTAPEALDLFNYGVRSLPIIMMTSTGGISSSVGGLEKGATLFMDKNELEPSLIERILLYSIRQKEHEARLSKFAGYVAHDIAAPLRSIQSFANILLDSFSEHVGETEKEVANDIIRSSKKSLNLVDDLLTYTLAAQSEIEITEVKFSEFAHSAVEGMRDTIEEADADVVVEETDLTIHCSTSLTNHVLTNLIQNGIKYNNSRSPSIKVSYEYRDHWQVVSITDNGIGLEMKHAKQVFEPLYRLQDVKKSSKGTGLGLAICKEAIERQGGNIWIQSEPNVGTTVFFRIPFPEH, encoded by the coding sequence ATGGAGCGAACAAAACGCCCTAGGACATTGAATATAGTCGTCGTCGACGATCAAAAGGAAGAATACCAATGGATCGGCCAAGTCTTGGACCGACTGCCAAACGTGAAAGTAAACCACTGGTGGATATCAAATCCGCTGGAGGTAAACGATCTGCACGAGCTACATGATCTGGATGCGATCCTCATAGACTTCCATCTGGAGGACCTGACCGCGCCTGAAGCACTCGACCTCTTTAACTACGGAGTTCGCTCCTTACCCATCATCATGATGACGAGTACAGGTGGAATCAGCTCAAGCGTTGGCGGTCTGGAGAAGGGAGCCACTCTCTTCATGGATAAGAATGAACTAGAGCCATCCTTGATAGAGCGAATTCTTCTCTACTCAATCCGCCAAAAGGAGCACGAAGCACGACTGTCAAAGTTTGCTGGATACGTTGCCCACGATATTGCCGCCCCCTTGAGAAGTATCCAATCTTTCGCCAATATCCTACTCGATTCCTTTTCAGAACACGTCGGAGAGACGGAAAAAGAGGTGGCGAATGACATCATCAGGAGTTCCAAGAAGTCGCTTAACCTAGTAGACGACCTTTTAACTTATACGCTCGCTGCCCAATCCGAAATCGAGATCACCGAGGTCAAGTTTTCCGAGTTTGCCCACTCCGCGGTGGAAGGCATGAGAGACACCATCGAAGAAGCCGACGCGGATGTAGTCGTCGAAGAGACCGACCTCACAATCCATTGTAGCACATCCCTCACGAATCACGTACTCACAAACTTAATACAAAACGGAATCAAGTACAACAATTCAAGGAGCCCATCCATCAAAGTCAGCTATGAATACCGTGATCATTGGCAGGTTGTGTCGATTACTGACAATGGAATCGGGCTAGAGATGAAGCATGCGAAACAGGTATTTGAACCGCTTTACCGACTCCAGGATGTCAAGAAGTCGAGCAAAGGGACGGGCCTAGGATTGGCCATTTGCAAAGAGGCAATTGAGAGACAGGGAGGAAATATTTGGATCCAGTCCGAACCAAACGTCGGTACAACCGTATTTTTCAGAATCCCGTTCCCAGAACACTAG